A part of Candidatus Polarisedimenticolia bacterium genomic DNA contains:
- a CDS encoding tetratricopeptide repeat protein, whose product MISVRQRRSLAWRSAVLTLLFLGTGLVMGTQIPQARASASSKNKEGNKLYEEKKYPEALKRYTEAQLAAPDSPQLHYNLGNVFFRQGEVEKAREEYRRALAAADASLDPRAVYNLGNTFFSQQQYQEAVDAYQRALKLAPKDMDAKRNLELALLAMKQQQQQQQQQQKPDDKNKDDSQENSPSKPSPDDKNPDKPQSPKQGDSNDPKKKPGQQQRPKGGLTREEAERILSALQEDEKENLKKRLEAQKEEQRDVEEDW is encoded by the coding sequence ATGATCTCGGTCCGTCAGAGGCGCTCCCTCGCATGGAGATCCGCCGTTCTCACCCTTCTGTTCTTGGGCACGGGCCTGGTGATGGGCACCCAGATCCCCCAGGCCCGGGCTTCCGCCAGCTCCAAGAACAAGGAAGGGAACAAGCTGTACGAGGAGAAGAAGTATCCCGAGGCGCTGAAGCGCTACACCGAAGCCCAGCTGGCGGCGCCTGATTCTCCGCAGCTCCATTACAATCTGGGCAATGTCTTCTTCCGTCAGGGAGAAGTTGAAAAAGCCCGCGAGGAGTATCGCCGGGCTCTGGCGGCCGCCGATGCGTCGCTCGATCCCCGGGCCGTCTACAATCTGGGGAACACCTTCTTCAGTCAGCAACAGTATCAGGAGGCGGTGGATGCCTATCAGAGAGCCCTCAAGCTCGCTCCCAAGGACATGGACGCCAAGCGCAACCTGGAGCTGGCGCTGCTGGCCATGAAGCAGCAGCAACAGCAGCAGCAACAGCAGCAAAAGCCCGACGACAAGAATAAGGATGATTCCCAGGAGAATTCCCCGTCCAAGCCCTCGCCCGACGACAAGAACCCCGACAAGCCGCAATCTCCCAAGCAGGGAGATTCGAACGATCCGAAGAAAAAGCCCGGGCAGCAGCAGCGCCCCAAGGGAGGATTGACGCGCGAGGAGGCGGAGCGCATCCTCAGTGCGCTCCAGGAAGACGAGAAGGAAAACCTCAAGAAGCGGCTGGAGGCGCAGAAAGAAGAGCAGCGCGACGTGGAGGAGGACTGGTAG
- a CDS encoding BatD family protein, with amino-acid sequence MRRWVRLAILLLLFAPATTAFSQEVEVTATAEPNRVEEGQEVELKIQINGTDHQPDQPPSLQQIPGFVSVSGPSVSSYFQWVNGRSSSSRSYTWILVPQGKGVHSIPPIPVTLDGTTYRTPMLRVDVVERGAGGGSQGGGGGQPNSPFADPWTRRRLATPPRGSTPASLFVEAVVDKTDVYPGEQVSLMYKVYTQYELSNMALQDQPSYEGFWVEDIKPDDKYDARTIQRKEGTFMEYTVLKKALFPNSSGNLTIPALTFHFAARRRSNDPFDSFLFQPTESLFRSSQEIRIHVKDLPVEGRPPEFDGAVGRYTLSVKADRNDTKVNDAVGLKVEVEGQGNISTLSGPRIPALPDFKQYDPKVQETPHAKAGTMVGKKTWEYVLIPLAAGAQEIPPVRFAYFDPKTASYQVLQSEPIHLKVARGEAGDLPGQPFPARADIAVLGTDIRYIKMDPQPLRDQARTLAGSPLFLAALAGPLALNTGLLLMARRRSRLAGSEGLVRRRKARRLARRKLARARSRLSRSQPRDFYQEVASALTGYLADKATLPASGLTYDRIEEILDQRGVEPALRDRFRRCLETCDFARFAPSASEPGEMAKALGEAEWVVEAMEGSVKSA; translated from the coding sequence ATGCGCCGCTGGGTACGCCTGGCCATCCTGCTCCTGCTTTTCGCGCCCGCGACCACCGCTTTTTCCCAGGAGGTCGAGGTCACCGCCACGGCCGAGCCGAACCGCGTCGAAGAGGGACAGGAGGTCGAGCTCAAGATTCAGATCAACGGCACCGACCACCAGCCCGATCAGCCCCCCTCGCTGCAGCAGATTCCAGGCTTCGTCTCGGTTTCCGGACCATCGGTCTCCTCTTATTTCCAGTGGGTCAACGGCCGCTCGTCTTCTTCGCGCAGCTATACCTGGATCCTGGTTCCTCAGGGTAAGGGCGTCCACAGCATCCCACCCATCCCCGTGACCCTGGACGGCACCACCTACCGTACTCCGATGCTGCGCGTCGACGTGGTCGAGCGCGGAGCTGGCGGCGGCAGCCAGGGCGGCGGCGGGGGTCAGCCAAATTCTCCCTTTGCCGACCCGTGGACCCGGCGCAGGCTCGCGACGCCGCCGCGCGGCAGCACGCCGGCCAGCCTGTTCGTCGAGGCGGTGGTCGACAAGACGGACGTCTATCCGGGCGAGCAGGTCTCGCTCATGTACAAGGTCTACACACAGTACGAGCTGTCGAACATGGCGCTGCAGGACCAGCCCAGCTACGAGGGGTTCTGGGTGGAGGACATCAAGCCGGACGACAAGTACGACGCGCGCACGATACAGCGCAAGGAAGGGACCTTCATGGAGTACACCGTCCTGAAGAAGGCCCTCTTCCCCAACAGCTCCGGAAATCTGACCATCCCGGCCCTGACGTTCCATTTCGCCGCGCGGCGCCGCAGCAACGACCCGTTCGACTCCTTCCTGTTCCAGCCCACCGAGAGCCTGTTCCGCAGCAGCCAGGAGATCCGCATCCACGTGAAGGACCTGCCGGTCGAGGGCCGGCCGCCGGAGTTCGACGGCGCGGTGGGGCGCTACACGCTGTCGGTCAAGGCGGATCGGAACGACACGAAGGTGAACGACGCGGTCGGATTGAAGGTGGAGGTCGAAGGACAGGGGAACATCTCGACGCTTTCCGGCCCCCGCATCCCGGCGCTGCCCGACTTCAAGCAGTACGACCCCAAAGTCCAGGAAACGCCGCACGCCAAGGCGGGGACGATGGTGGGGAAGAAGACCTGGGAATACGTCCTGATCCCGCTGGCCGCCGGAGCGCAGGAAATCCCGCCGGTCCGCTTCGCCTACTTCGACCCGAAGACGGCGAGCTACCAGGTGCTGCAGAGCGAGCCGATCCATCTGAAGGTCGCGCGGGGCGAGGCAGGCGATCTCCCGGGCCAGCCCTTCCCGGCGCGCGCCGACATCGCGGTCCTGGGCACCGACATCCGGTACATCAAGATGGATCCGCAGCCGCTGCGCGATCAGGCGCGGACCCTCGCGGGATCCCCGCTGTTCCTGGCGGCGCTGGCCGGCCCTTTGGCGCTCAACACCGGATTGCTGCTGATGGCCCGGAGGCGCTCGCGCCTGGCCGGAAGCGAAGGCCTGGTGCGCCGCCGCAAAGCCCGCAGACTGGCCCGCCGGAAGCTGGCGCGGGCCCGCAGCCGTCTCTCCCGCTCTCAACCCCGCGATTTCTACCAGGAGGTGGCTTCCGCGCTGACCGGCTACCTCGCCGACAAGGCGACCCTGCCGGCGTCGGGGCTCACCTACGATCGGATCGAGGAGATCCTGGATCAGCGGGGGGTGGAGCCGGCGCTGCGGGACCGCTTCCGGCGCTGTCTCGAAACCTGTGATTTCGCCCGCTTCGCGCCGTCGGCATCCGAGCCCGGGGAGATGGCCAAGGCCCTGGGCGAGGCGGAATGGGTCGTCGAGGCGATGGAAGGGAGCGTGAAGTCGGCTTGA
- a CDS encoding tetratricopeptide repeat protein: protein MTARRLLRLGLLAALLMLPVSIRAQARLASTPETLFRQGNEAYSKGDFATAQKAYEEILRRGVHDSRVFYNLANACFRRNEIGKAILFYEKTLKIEPSDADARENLRFVRLRVRDRTPPDSAPFLIAQLERGKNLLSLEQVTRVFLGLYFAAMAIAAVWILGRPRRWAMVAGALAGAVLILAVFFGGWTAWQARDRVARDDAVVLSEKLEVYSGPGRENTLLASVHEGAMVKIHARRGEWTQVTLPDGRAGWLQGEGLGVI, encoded by the coding sequence TTGACGGCGCGGCGCCTCCTGCGCTTGGGCCTGCTGGCCGCCTTGCTGATGCTCCCCGTGTCGATCCGCGCGCAGGCGCGGCTGGCGAGCACTCCCGAGACGCTCTTCCGGCAGGGCAACGAAGCCTACTCCAAAGGCGATTTCGCAACGGCGCAGAAGGCCTACGAGGAGATCCTGCGGCGCGGCGTCCACGACAGCCGCGTCTTCTACAATCTCGCCAACGCCTGCTTCCGGCGGAACGAGATCGGCAAGGCCATCCTGTTCTACGAGAAAACGCTCAAAATCGAGCCATCGGATGCCGATGCCCGCGAGAACCTCCGCTTCGTGAGGCTCCGGGTGCGCGACCGCACCCCGCCCGACAGCGCCCCCTTCCTGATTGCCCAGCTCGAGCGCGGCAAGAACCTGCTGTCGCTCGAGCAGGTCACGCGCGTCTTCCTCGGGCTGTATTTCGCGGCGATGGCGATCGCCGCCGTCTGGATCCTGGGGAGGCCGCGGCGCTGGGCCATGGTGGCGGGGGCCCTGGCCGGGGCCGTCCTGATATTGGCGGTCTTCTTCGGCGGCTGGACGGCATGGCAGGCCCGTGACCGGGTGGCCCGGGACGACGCGGTCGTCCTCTCCGAGAAGCTGGAGGTCTACAGCGGTCCGGGACGTGAGAACACGCTGCTGGCGTCGGTGCACGAGGGAGCCATGGTGAAGATCCATGCCCGCCGCGGGGAGTGGACGCAAGTCACCCTGCCGGACGGCCGGGCGGGATGGCTGCAAGGGGAGGGGCTCGGTGTCATCTGA
- the hemW gene encoding radical SAM family heme chaperone HemW, translating to MSSEAHRQGDSPLGVYLHAPFCVSHCTYCDFYTRAYAGEGSLGRFAGALAEEIGISSRTLEIAGRPVDSVYFGGGTPSLLTALQISRLLAALRSSFGVEPDAEISLEANPESVTEERLQAFRRVGINRLSLGVQSFEPAILAALGRAHTADRAAQAFHEARAAGFDNVSLDLMLALPGQSPAILREDLQRLLDLGPDHVSAYLLEMDKETALRARIERGELPAVSQDEAAELYETVRSGLTAAGYRQYEISNFALPGKRCRHNLKYWTDAPFAGFGPSAWSYLAGRRSRVAPDLEGYLEAVERRAEPRRETGEADPGARLQEALFAGLRLVEGVDLDDLGRAYGVADPLGSRRGAVLDLMEAGFVSLKGPRLRLAPRSYCVANEIFAVFV from the coding sequence GTGTCATCTGAAGCGCATCGCCAGGGTGATTCTCCCCTCGGCGTCTACCTGCACGCTCCCTTTTGCGTGTCGCATTGTACTTACTGCGATTTCTACACCCGCGCCTACGCCGGAGAAGGGTCTCTCGGCCGGTTCGCCGGCGCTCTGGCGGAGGAGATCGGCATCAGCTCCCGGACGCTCGAGATCGCCGGGCGGCCCGTCGACAGCGTCTATTTCGGAGGCGGGACTCCTTCGCTCCTGACGGCGCTTCAAATCTCCCGGCTGCTGGCGGCGCTGCGGTCCAGCTTCGGCGTGGAGCCGGATGCCGAGATCAGCCTCGAGGCCAATCCCGAAAGCGTGACCGAGGAGCGGCTGCAGGCCTTCCGCCGGGTAGGGATCAACCGCCTGAGCCTCGGCGTGCAGAGCTTCGAGCCGGCAATCCTCGCCGCGCTCGGCCGCGCCCACACCGCGGATCGCGCCGCGCAGGCCTTTCACGAGGCCCGCGCCGCCGGCTTCGACAACGTCAGCCTCGATCTGATGCTGGCGCTTCCCGGTCAGAGCCCGGCAATTCTCCGTGAGGATCTCCAACGGCTCCTCGACCTGGGGCCCGATCATGTCTCGGCGTATCTGTTGGAGATGGACAAGGAGACCGCCCTGAGAGCGCGCATCGAGCGGGGCGAGCTGCCGGCGGTCTCCCAGGACGAGGCCGCCGAGCTTTATGAAACCGTGCGCTCCGGCCTGACCGCCGCCGGCTACCGGCAATACGAGATCTCGAACTTCGCGCTGCCGGGAAAGCGCTGCCGGCACAACCTCAAATACTGGACCGACGCGCCGTTCGCCGGCTTCGGCCCTTCCGCCTGGTCCTACCTGGCGGGACGGCGCTCGCGCGTGGCGCCCGATCTCGAAGGCTATCTGGAGGCCGTGGAGCGGCGAGCAGAGCCCCGCCGCGAGACCGGGGAGGCCGATCCCGGGGCGCGCCTGCAGGAAGCGCTCTTTGCCGGATTGCGTCTCGTGGAGGGAGTGGATCTCGACGATCTCGGGCGTGCCTACGGCGTGGCGGATCCCCTCGGCTCCCGTCGCGGCGCCGTCCTGGATCTGATGGAGGCGGGGTTCGTGTCGCTCAAAGGACCGCGCCTGCGGCTCGCGCCGCGCAGTTACTGCGTGGCCAACGAGATCTTCGCCGTCTTCGTTTGA
- a CDS encoding methyltransferase domain-containing protein produces MHAARIACLLLCFGWPLQLSAGDDAPGHADRPQEPAVSHDATVRHPFDDPQRWAQVFDDPARGAWQMPAEVVRALALKPGMVAADLGAGTGYFEAHLSGAVGPGGMVLAIDTEPSMIGYLAERAAREKLANVVPVLALPAEPFLPPGRVDRVLIVDTYHHIDDRLEYFRRMRRAMARGGKVAIVDFHKRELPVGPPPEHKLEPELVTREMQEAGWKLVEQKTFLPYQYFLIFAPAEPR; encoded by the coding sequence GTGCATGCCGCCCGTATCGCCTGCCTGCTGCTGTGCTTTGGATGGCCGCTTCAGCTCTCCGCCGGCGACGACGCGCCAGGCCATGCGGACCGGCCCCAGGAGCCCGCTGTGTCCCACGACGCCACGGTGAGGCATCCCTTCGACGATCCGCAGCGGTGGGCGCAGGTGTTCGACGATCCGGCGCGAGGCGCCTGGCAGATGCCGGCTGAGGTGGTGCGCGCCTTGGCACTGAAGCCCGGCATGGTGGCCGCCGATCTGGGGGCGGGGACGGGCTACTTCGAAGCGCATCTCTCGGGAGCGGTGGGACCGGGGGGAATGGTGCTGGCCATCGACACCGAGCCGTCGATGATCGGCTACCTCGCCGAGCGCGCAGCGAGGGAGAAGCTGGCCAACGTGGTGCCGGTCCTGGCGCTTCCCGCGGAGCCCTTTCTCCCTCCGGGGCGGGTGGACCGTGTGCTCATCGTCGATACCTATCATCACATCGACGACCGGTTGGAGTACTTCCGGCGCATGCGGCGCGCCATGGCGCGCGGTGGAAAAGTGGCCATCGTCGATTTTCACAAGCGGGAGCTGCCGGTCGGACCGCCGCCGGAGCACAAGCTCGAGCCGGAGCTGGTCACGCGCGAGATGCAGGAGGCGGGCTGGAAGCTGGTGGAGCAGAAGACCTTTCTGCCGTACCAGTACTTCCTGATTTTCGCGCCGGCGGAACCCCGCTGA
- a CDS encoding elongation factor P, protein MISTSDFRKGLPILVEGVPYVIMEYTVQTPSARGAATLVRVRARNVLTSALQDLTFKSGDRFEEPDLVKRKINFLYAEEDDFHFMDDESFEQFHLSRESLAEAARWLSEGITLRSVVFEGKVIGVELPQFVEMEVVETGPGGRSDMASGKVTKPATLSNGTIIKVPVYLEAGERVMVDTSTGEFVKRVAK, encoded by the coding sequence GTGATCTCGACGTCCGATTTTCGCAAGGGCCTTCCCATCCTGGTGGAAGGCGTCCCCTACGTCATCATGGAGTACACCGTCCAGACCCCTTCCGCCCGCGGCGCCGCGACCCTGGTGCGGGTGCGCGCCCGCAACGTCCTGACCTCGGCCCTGCAGGACCTCACCTTCAAGTCGGGAGATCGCTTCGAGGAGCCCGATCTGGTGAAGCGCAAGATCAACTTCCTCTATGCCGAGGAGGACGACTTCCATTTCATGGACGATGAGTCCTTCGAGCAGTTCCACCTGAGCCGCGAAAGCCTGGCGGAGGCGGCGCGCTGGCTGTCCGAGGGGATCACGCTGCGCTCGGTGGTCTTCGAGGGGAAAGTCATCGGTGTGGAGCTGCCGCAGTTCGTCGAGATGGAGGTGGTCGAAACCGGTCCCGGCGGGCGCTCCGACATGGCCAGCGGCAAGGTCACCAAGCCCGCCACCTTGAGCAATGGAACCATCATCAAGGTGCCGGTCTACCTGGAGGCAGGGGAGCGGGTCATGGTGGACACCTCCACCGGCGAGTTCGTCAAGCGCGTCGCGAAGTAG
- a CDS encoding ABC transporter ATP-binding protein, translating into MSEAMVVSVKDLRKTFRVGWRGGPIRALDGVSVSVGRGEVFGLLGPNGAGKTTLVKVLLGITHADAGVAEVLGRPAGDVQARCRVGYLPEGHRYPLHLTGEGVVRWFARLSGVPGAEIGGRCAALLERVGLTRWAGVRLRKYSKGMVQRLGLAVALVHRPDLLFLDEPTDGVDPVGRAEIRRILLEEKERGTAIFINSHLLSEIERTCDRVAIVSQGKILRSGTVSELTERGLSYRVDAGTVPAPLMERIRELASSVEATNGSLHLRVGSLEALNACLDSLRGSGNLIRQVTPEKTTLEESFIQILGGEESKP; encoded by the coding sequence ATGAGCGAAGCGATGGTGGTTTCCGTCAAGGATCTCCGGAAAACCTTCCGTGTCGGCTGGCGGGGGGGCCCGATACGGGCCCTCGACGGCGTCAGCGTGTCGGTCGGCCGGGGCGAGGTGTTCGGCCTGCTGGGGCCCAACGGAGCCGGCAAGACGACGTTGGTGAAAGTCCTCCTCGGAATCACCCATGCCGATGCCGGGGTGGCCGAGGTGCTGGGGCGTCCTGCGGGGGATGTCCAGGCGCGCTGCCGTGTCGGATATCTGCCGGAAGGTCACCGCTATCCTCTTCATCTGACGGGCGAAGGGGTGGTGCGCTGGTTTGCAAGGCTTTCGGGGGTTCCCGGCGCGGAGATTGGCGGCCGTTGCGCGGCGCTGCTGGAGCGCGTGGGACTCACCCGCTGGGCCGGCGTCAGGCTGCGCAAGTATTCGAAAGGAATGGTCCAAAGGCTCGGGTTGGCGGTGGCGCTCGTCCATCGGCCCGATCTCCTGTTTCTGGACGAGCCGACCGACGGGGTGGACCCTGTGGGGCGCGCCGAGATCCGCCGGATCCTGCTGGAGGAGAAAGAGCGCGGCACCGCGATCTTCATCAACTCCCACCTCCTGTCGGAGATCGAGCGGACCTGCGATCGGGTAGCCATCGTGTCGCAGGGAAAGATCCTCCGATCCGGCACGGTTTCGGAGCTCACCGAGCGGGGCCTCAGCTATCGCGTCGATGCGGGCACCGTGCCCGCGCCACTAATGGAGAGGATCCGTGAGCTGGCTTCCTCGGTGGAGGCCACCAACGGCTCGCTGCACTTGAGGGTCGGCAGCCTGGAAGCTCTGAATGCCTGCCTCGACTCGCTGCGCGGCTCGGGCAACCTGATCCGCCAGGTAACGCCTGAGAAGACCACCCTGGAGGAGAGCTTCATCCAGATCCTGGGGGGCGAGGAGTCGAAGCCATGA
- a CDS encoding sulfatase has product MPPSLLLITIDTLRADHLGTYGYPRPTSPRIDALARGGVVFEKAYATLPRTTQSVATILTGLYPKHHQARGLFSYLPPGNTTLAEILRERGYATRAVVSNIFLQPGKGFEQGFDSYSNPRSRFDGDSAAQISAEALGVLGGLQGRPFFLWVHYLEPHWSYEPEERFVQRFDPGYDPSQAMRELREGKFRKGDLIFSNPLPPRDREHLVACYDAEIAQVDEQVGLLLDGIPAALRDNLLVVLTSDHGESLCEHGYCFAHGETLYDDTLHVPLIFSQPGRLRAARVASTNVSLLDVAPSVLRLLGLPDRPGMDGLPLLPTGPGADPAARRALLFAETDYQLIHSANPRYFIPGVRGRWSAVRRGALKLVTIPREPAPIYELFDLARDPAEAAPAGLEASSEGAGLEGDLRAWTDAGEGAGGDLEETLSEEQKERLRSLGYLQ; this is encoded by the coding sequence ATGCCTCCCAGCCTGTTGTTGATCACCATCGACACCCTGCGCGCCGATCATCTCGGGACCTACGGATATCCGCGTCCCACCTCGCCGCGCATCGATGCCCTGGCGCGCGGCGGCGTCGTCTTCGAGAAGGCCTACGCCACGCTGCCGCGCACCACCCAGTCGGTCGCCACGATCCTCACCGGGCTGTACCCGAAGCACCACCAGGCGAGAGGCCTGTTCTCCTATCTGCCGCCGGGCAACACCACGCTGGCGGAGATCCTGCGCGAGCGGGGCTACGCGACGCGCGCCGTCGTCTCCAACATCTTCCTGCAGCCCGGCAAGGGGTTCGAGCAAGGGTTCGATTCGTACTCGAATCCGCGCAGCCGCTTCGACGGCGACAGCGCGGCGCAGATTAGCGCGGAGGCGCTCGGAGTGCTGGGCGGATTGCAGGGCCGTCCTTTTTTCCTGTGGGTGCACTATCTGGAGCCGCACTGGTCATACGAGCCCGAGGAGCGCTTCGTGCAGCGCTTCGATCCCGGCTACGACCCTTCGCAGGCGATGCGGGAGCTGCGCGAAGGAAAGTTCCGGAAAGGCGATCTGATCTTCAGCAATCCCCTGCCGCCGCGCGATCGCGAGCACCTGGTGGCCTGCTACGACGCCGAGATCGCCCAGGTGGACGAGCAGGTCGGCCTCCTGCTGGACGGAATCCCCGCCGCTCTGCGCGACAACCTCCTCGTCGTGCTGACCTCCGATCATGGCGAGAGCCTCTGCGAGCATGGCTATTGCTTCGCGCACGGCGAGACGCTGTACGACGACACGCTGCATGTTCCGCTGATCTTCTCGCAACCGGGACGCCTGCGCGCGGCGCGTGTCGCCTCGACCAACGTGTCGCTCCTGGATGTCGCTCCGTCCGTCTTGCGATTGCTCGGGCTGCCGGATCGGCCGGGAATGGATGGATTGCCGCTGCTTCCAACCGGCCCGGGCGCCGACCCGGCCGCGCGGCGGGCGCTGCTGTTCGCGGAGACCGATTACCAGCTGATCCACTCGGCCAATCCGCGCTATTTCATCCCGGGGGTGCGGGGGCGGTGGAGCGCGGTGCGGCGCGGTGCCCTGAAGCTGGTGACGATTCCACGCGAGCCGGCTCCGATCTACGAGCTTTTCGATCTCGCCCGCGATCCGGCGGAAGCGGCGCCGGCGGGACTGGAGGCGAGTTCCGAGGGGGCCGGGCTCGAAGGAGATCTCCGGGCCTGGACCGATGCCGGTGAGGGCGCGGGAGGCGACCTGGAGGAGACGCTCTCCGAAGAGCAGAAGGAGCGTCTGCGCTCCCTCGGGTACCTGCAATGA
- a CDS encoding GntG family PLP-dependent aldolase: MIDLRSDTVTRPTPAMRKAMAEAEVGDDVYREDPTVLRLEEEAAALLGKEAGLFMPTGSMANEVAVRLHTTPGEEVILDADCHIMNYELAAMAVFAGVQPRPVRGERGFPSAGDVEGALRSSIYYNCRAQLLCLENTHNMCGGGIYPRQRFHEVLEAARRARLRVHLDGARLFNASVASGTSLQALAEGTDSVMVTLSKGLACPAGSILAGERDFIREAIRVRKRMGGGMRQVGILAAAGLVALATMIDRLAEDHAHAQRLARRISESSEFEIDPAQVDTNIVIFRTLSTTAASLVERLKSEGVLCLSIAADRVRMVTHCDVSRGEVDAAGDTILRLGRG, translated from the coding sequence ATGATCGATCTGCGCAGCGACACGGTGACCCGTCCCACTCCCGCCATGCGCAAGGCGATGGCCGAGGCGGAGGTGGGCGACGACGTCTATCGGGAAGATCCCACCGTGCTCCGTCTGGAGGAGGAGGCCGCGGCGCTGCTCGGCAAGGAAGCGGGCTTGTTCATGCCGACCGGCAGCATGGCCAACGAAGTCGCGGTCCGTCTGCACACCACGCCGGGCGAAGAGGTGATCCTCGACGCCGACTGCCACATCATGAATTACGAGCTTGCCGCCATGGCGGTCTTCGCCGGGGTCCAGCCGCGGCCGGTGCGCGGCGAGCGCGGCTTCCCGTCGGCGGGAGATGTCGAGGGGGCGCTGCGCTCCTCGATCTATTACAACTGCCGTGCCCAGCTCCTCTGCCTGGAGAACACCCACAACATGTGCGGCGGCGGGATCTACCCGCGCCAGCGCTTCCACGAAGTGCTCGAAGCGGCACGCCGCGCCCGATTGAGGGTCCACCTGGACGGGGCCCGGCTGTTCAACGCCTCCGTCGCCTCCGGCACCAGTCTGCAGGCGCTGGCCGAAGGCACCGACTCGGTGATGGTGACGCTTTCCAAGGGGCTTGCCTGTCCGGCGGGCTCGATCCTGGCGGGCGAGCGCGATTTCATCCGCGAAGCCATCCGGGTGCGCAAGCGAATGGGGGGAGGAATGCGCCAGGTCGGCATTTTGGCGGCCGCCGGGCTGGTGGCCCTGGCGACCATGATCGATCGTCTCGCCGAGGACCATGCCCATGCCCAGCGGCTGGCCCGCCGGATTTCCGAATCTTCGGAGTTCGAAATCGATCCGGCGCAGGTAGATACCAATATCGTCATTTTCCGCACCCTCAGCACCACCGCCGCCTCCCTCGTGGAGCGGCTCAAATCGGAGGGGGTGCTCTGCCTGTCGATTGCCGCCGACCGCGTTCGGATGGTGACCCATTGCGACGTCTCCCGGGGAGAGGTGGACGCGGCGGGGGATACCATCCTCCGCCTGGGGCGGGGCTGA
- a CDS encoding acyl-CoA dehydrogenase family protein, with protein MDFSFSEDQLLTRKMVREFAESEIAPHSLRLDESQEFPHAIFKKLAELGLTGVTFPPELGGAGMSMVDYVIVLEEIARVDPGICLSVAAHNGLPCNHIYLEGTPEQKQKYLVPMARGEKLGTWSLTEPTAGSDAGGTRCRAEKDGEHFILNGAKTFATHGSIADFAVIFAVTDPAAGKHGGISAFILERGMPGFRSGKRENKMGCRASDTAELVMENCRVHRSQLLGAEGAGFRGALRVLDSGRIGIAAMAVGTAQGAFEAALRYTQQRHQFGKPISEFQAIQWMLADCATEIEAARLLTLRAASLKDRGEEINLAASMAKLFASEVAVRVTDKAIQMHGGYGYVKDYPVEKFHRDAKLTTIGEGTSEIQRLVIARNLLEPDGRS; from the coding sequence TTGGACTTTTCCTTCAGCGAGGACCAGCTCCTTACCCGCAAGATGGTCCGCGAATTCGCCGAAAGCGAAATCGCTCCCCACAGCCTGAGGCTGGACGAATCCCAGGAATTCCCTCACGCCATTTTCAAGAAGCTGGCCGAGCTGGGACTGACCGGCGTGACCTTCCCCCCGGAGCTGGGGGGCGCCGGCATGAGCATGGTCGACTATGTCATCGTCCTGGAGGAGATCGCCCGGGTCGACCCCGGGATCTGCCTCTCGGTGGCGGCGCACAATGGCCTGCCGTGCAACCACATCTACCTGGAAGGAACGCCGGAGCAGAAGCAGAAATACCTCGTTCCCATGGCCCGCGGGGAGAAGCTCGGGACCTGGAGCCTGACCGAGCCGACCGCCGGCAGCGACGCCGGCGGGACCCGCTGCCGCGCGGAGAAGGACGGCGAGCACTTCATCCTGAACGGCGCGAAGACCTTCGCCACCCATGGCTCGATCGCCGATTTCGCCGTGATCTTCGCCGTGACCGACCCGGCGGCCGGCAAGCATGGCGGGATTTCCGCCTTCATCCTGGAGCGCGGCATGCCGGGCTTCCGTTCGGGCAAGCGCGAGAACAAGATGGGGTGCCGCGCCTCGGATACCGCCGAGCTGGTCATGGAGAACTGCCGCGTGCACCGCTCGCAGCTGCTCGGCGCCGAAGGCGCCGGCTTCCGCGGGGCGCTGCGGGTGCTCGATTCCGGCCGCATCGGCATCGCGGCGATGGCGGTGGGGACGGCGCAGGGAGCCTTCGAGGCGGCCCTGCGCTACACCCAGCAGCGCCACCAGTTCGGCAAGCCGATCAGCGAGTTCCAGGCAATCCAGTGGATGCTGGCCGACTGCGCCACCGAGATCGAGGCGGCGCGGCTGCTGACGCTGCGCGCGGCGTCGCTGAAGGATCGCGGGGAGGAGATCAACCTCGCCGCCTCGATGGCCAAGCTGTTCGCCTCGGAGGTGGCGGTGCGCGTCACCGACAAGGCGATCCAGATGCACGGCGGCTACGGTTACGTGAAGGACTACCCGGTGGAAAAGTTCCATCGCGACGCCAAGCTGACCACGATCGGCGAGGGGACCTCGGAGATCCAACGGCTGGTGATCGCGCGCAACCTCCTGGAGCCGGACGGCAGGTCATGA